The Haliotis asinina isolate JCU_RB_2024 chromosome 2, JCU_Hal_asi_v2, whole genome shotgun sequence genomic interval tattctaccccgggaccttcacgggtctcagccAATGGATAATGTCGTTCTGTTCCGCTTTTCTAATTCAGATAGCAGTGACAATGAATCAGCAGCGACCACTAAGTTATAGTTTTATCAAATTTGcttttgtaaatgtttaagtttaccttactacaagtaattcattaattactttcgTGAAACACCACATCTCAATTTCTTATATATTTagtacagggctggttacatgtgaACAGGGCCGGCAACATTTTTATGTTATGAGCCCGGTGGGCTTCTTGTTTTTTTGTAGAAGTTTCACACACATGATATAAACACGTTGTAGTTGATTTTACTGGCAGATTATATGTAAAGCGGTTGATAAATTATATCCTCGGGATGGTGGTTTATCTATAactgagttttagttttaaaaaAGCTTGATGTTTGACTGTGATTGTCGGACTAACCATGTGCTCTCAGCAGTGGGTGGAATGCACGagcttttcatgaaaatcagTCAGGTAACGGCCACGTGATGTGAACGCACTCGCTTTACCGTGTACCCGATGGATATTTATTATAACGCATCGAGACTAGAGGTATATtgttttaaaagatattttacacaaaaacGGTTGATAAGCTGGAGAAACAAGGACTACGGGGATTTACAAGAGATTGCGAATCCTGTGGGGAAGGATATGTCCCGACTCTCAGTCTACTGGAAACCCTCGTAGTCAGGTTTTTTCCCACCCCAAATGATAGCCCACCTGAAAGACCATGCACGTTATCAGTCTCTACCTGTTTGCAAAACAGTCACGAAAGAGATCTCGCTATTCAAACAATTGACTAATTCAACCAGTCAGGTGGGAGAAGGTGCATTCTACTTTTCTTTTGTTCTACTGGTAGTTTCTTGAGCATCTTAAAATACCATCGGATAATATAAACGTACCTCTAATTTTAGTACTGTCCTCTGCCTCACTGTTCAAAAATGGAATTAAGGTACCGATGTGATAGACACAAAATACTGAAATCTTGTGTTTGTTCAGGCTGCTTCAGACACATGTAAGAATCCCAGTCGTTTCTGGGGAGGAGAGGACGTCATTCGTTTAAAGCGTTCATTCAACAATggcacgggttcgatttcccatgtgGAAACATGTTTTTGAAGCTATTTTCTTGTTCTTACCGACGGAATCGTTTTAAAAGCGACATGAAACTcaatttactcactcattgcATCAGTACCCTAAACAATATGACGGAATATATTTTGAGTTCAGTGTTGTGTATTTTTATTTGGACAAACCGAATGATGAGCCAAACTGTTTCAAAATCTGATTGATTAAAAAGCCAACtttatttacattgtaaattCAAAGTTCGCTCAAGCTGTACAAGAATTTGGCTCTGGAATAGATGGCACTGTGCAGTTGTCCCCGCTaccggaaatgacgtcatgtaGTTGTGACCGGCTGAAGCAGTGGACGAAGCCGAGGGAGGTCGAGCTTTGGATGAGAGGCACCATGTCACAGTCACACCGGAGGGTGACATAAGATACAGACTTCAGACCTTCCAGCGCCTTGCAGCCCACGTTCATGATGGATCCTTGGAAGAAGTAAGAGGTTGAGGAGAAGGACGTTCTATTCAGTGAGGCGAAAGCGTAGTCGTTGAGGTTGGTGACGTTGTTGTAGTAGAAATAGAAGGCCCTGCTGCTTGATATCCTGCTGAAGGCATATCCTtggatggtggtgatgttgttGCGTTGAATGCTGAGGGTCGCGAGGTTTGACAGTCTGTAGAAAGCGTGGGATGAGATCAAGTCAATCTGCCCGTATGTGATTGAAATTGTTCTGGCAACATTTTGTAGGTTTTGGAAGGCACCAGATGCGATGTTACCGATGCGAACTCTGGAGATTGAAATTGACTTCGTGGGAATTCCGCTGAAGGCACATCTGGCAATGGAACTGATATTGCCATTGGTGATTGAGATGGACTGCAACCTGGGCATTGCTGCGAAGGCGTTCGGGGGTATAttgctgttgatgttgttgaGACGGAGAGCTGTGACGTCGGGGAAGGCGAGGGTGGGAAAGGAGGTGAGGCCGGTGCAGGTGATGCTGGTGCGGCCTATACAGGAACATCCGGTCGGGCACTGGGCTGAACACAGACTCACaatcagcaacagcagtagaAGACGAAGAGCCTAGCGGAAAAGGCATTTTAAATTCTTAGATATATGGAAGGGTAAcgaaacaacaaataaatatacagaACGAGATCTAAGAATTACCGGATCAAGATGCTACCAAGGGGAGCAAGTGAACGGCAAACCACGACATCTCAGCAGTTTGATGAACGACGTTGTGCATCCATATTGTTTTAAAGACACGTTTTATGCACAGTCGTTTTAGTTCATCCTTCATTACGTTAGTAGGTCATGACGTCACCAGCTAGATCCATCACTAGATCGTTCAGTCAGTTGGTCACTGTGTCAGTAAATCATTATGTCACTGCTCAACGTTGTGTCAGTTGCTCATCGTCATTGCGCCCATAGATCATTGCGTCAGTAGATGATTGGGTCAGAAGGTCATTGGATAAATAGACCACGGAGTCAGTAGATCATGGCGTCAGGAGACGATTGCGTCAGTAGATGATTGGGTTTGGAATATGATTGGGTAAGTCGAAGATTGCCCGCACGACACTGACCATTGAGCCAGTAGATCGCTTCATCAGTAGATCATTGCTTCAGGACCCCATTAAGTCCGTAGATCCCTGGATCAGTAGATCATTGCCTCAGTAGACCACTGAGTCAGTACATCAT includes:
- the LOC137272446 gene encoding leucine-rich repeat and immunoglobulin-like domain-containing nogo receptor-interacting protein 1-B, producing the protein MALRLLLLLLIVSLCSAQCPTGCSCIGRTSITCTGLTSFPTLAFPDVTALRLNNINSNIPPNAFAAMPRLQSISITNGNISSIARCAFSGIPTKSISISRVRIGNIASGAFQNLQNVARTISITYGQIDLISSHAFYRLSNLATLSIQRNNITTIQGYAFSRISSSRAFYFYYNNVTNLNDYAFASLNRTSFSSTSYFFQGSIMNVGCKALEGLKSVSYVTLRCDCDMVPLIQSSTSLGFVHCFSRSQLHDVISGSGDNCTVPSIPEPNSCTA